One window from the genome of Oryza glaberrima chromosome 3, OglaRS2, whole genome shotgun sequence encodes:
- the LOC127768668 gene encoding low molecular mass early light-inducible protein HV90, chloroplastic-like has protein sequence MAAATMALSSSFAAAAAVGAPWRGVVGAGRAAVGFSPRRRAVTLDIRAQAEPEVEPTKEETTTSTPSPVAAVPKAKPAASTGLWDVLAFSGPATERINGRLAMVGFVSVLAVEASRDGELFEEATSRGGLAWFAATATIRPSRPPRRRFRVPRRRCLCPSPRRGGGCSSWSPPPSLRPVPPPASASIRPRAEGCRFVVAAAATAASSPATAAAASPVCADRR, from the exons ATGGCGGCTGCTACCATGGCGCTGagctcctccttcgccgccgccgccgctgttggtgCGCCATGGCGTggtgtcgtcggcgccggccgcgccgcggtTGGCTTctcgcctcgccggcgtgcTGTCACGCTCGACATCAGGGCCCAGGCCGAG CCGGAGGTGGAGCCGACGAAGGAGGAGACGACCACGTCGACTCCGAGCCCCGTGGCGGCAGTGCCCAaggcgaagccggcggcgagcacggggCTGTGGGACGTGCTGGCGTTCAGCGGGCCGGCAACGGAGCGGATCAACGGGCGGCTGGCGATGGTGGGGTTCGTGTCGGTGCTCGCCGTGGAGGCGTCGCGTGACGGTGAGCTCTTTGAGGAGGCCACCAGCAGGGGCGGGCTCGCGTggttcgccgccaccgccaccattcGTCCgtcccgcccgccgcgccgtcgcttccgcgtcccccgccgccgctgcctctgtCCGTCTCCGCGCCGAGGGGGCGGCTGCTCGTCGTGGTCGCCGCCTCCGTCTCTGCGTCCCGTGCCGCCACCCGCATCCGCCTCCATCCGTCCCCGCGCCGAGGGGTGCCGGTTCGTcgtggccgcggccgccaccgccgcctcgtcgcccgccaccgcagccgctgcgTCCCCCGTCTGCGCCGACCGGCGATAA
- the LOC127767914 gene encoding cytochrome P450 78A5-like, translating into MDATLGASTTHGYLLLPANSTTFFSPLLAALLAVTSLLWLVPGGPAWALSRCRRPPPGAPGALAALAGPAAHRALAAMSRSVPGGAALASFSVGLTRFVVASRPDTARELLSSAAFADRPVKDAARGLLFHRAMGFAPSGDYWRALRRVSTNHLFTPRRVAASAPRRLAIGERMLDRLSALAGGEIGMRRVLHAASLDHVMDTVFGTRYDGDSQEGAELEAMVKEGYDLLGMFNWGDHLPLLKWLDLQGVRRRCRTLVQRVDVFVRSIIDEHRQRKRRTGGNGGGEELPGDFVDVLLGLQGEEKMTESDMVAVLWEMIFRGTDTVAILLEWIMARMVLHPDIQAKAQAELDAVVGRGRAVSDGDVAGLRYLQCVVKEALRVHPPGPLLSWARLAVRDAHVGGHVVPAGTTAMVNMWAIAHDPELWPEPDEFRPERFAEEDVSVLGGDLRLAPFGAGRRACPGKTLALATVHLWLAQLLHRFEWAPVGGGVDLLERLNMSLEMEKPLVCKAKPRW; encoded by the exons ATGGATGCCACTCTCGGCGCCTCCACTACCCATGgctacctcctcctcccggccaactccaccaccttcttctccccgctcctcgccgccctcctcgccgtcacctCGCTGCTCTGGCTCGTCCCGGGCGGCCCCGCGTGGGCGCtctcccgctgccgccggcccCCGCCCGGCGCGCCgggcgcgctcgccgcgctcgccggcccCGCCGCGCACCGCGCGCTCGCGGCCATGTCGAGGTCCGTGCCTGGCGGCGCCGCCCTGGCGTCCTTCTCCGTCGGCCTCACGCGTTTCGTCGTGGCCAGCCGCCCCGATACGGCGCGGGAGCTCCTGTCCAGCGCCGCGTTCGCCGACCGCCCCGTGAAGGACGCGGCGCGGGGCTTGCTCTTCCACCGCGCCATGGGGTTCGCGCCCTCCGGCGACTACTggcgcgcgctccgccgcgtCAGCACCAACCACCTCTTCACccctcgccgcgtcgccgcctcggccCCGCGACGCCTCGCCATCGGCGAGCGCATGCTAGACCGCCTGtccgccctcgccggcggcgagatcggCATGAGGCGCGTGCTCCACGCGGCGTCCCTGGACCACGTCATGGACACCGTCTTCGGGACGCGCTACGACGGCGACAGCCAGGAGGGCGCCGAGCTCGAGGCCATGGTGAAGGAAGGGTACGACCTCCTCGGGATGTTCAACTGGGGAGACCACCTGCCGCTGCTCAAATGGCTCGACCTGCAAGGCGTGAGGAGGAGGTGCAGGACGCTGGTGCAACGAGTCGACGTGTTCGTCCGAAGCATCATCGACGAGCACAGGCAGAGGAAGCGCCGcaccggcggcaatggcggaggcgaggagctCCCCGGCGACTTCGTCGACGTGTTGCTCGGGTTGCagggggaggagaagatgaCGGAGTCCGACATGGTCGCCGTTCTCTGG GAGATGATCTTTCGGGGGACGGACACGGTGGCGATTCTGCTGGAATGGATCATGGCGAGGATGGTGCTGCACCCGGACATCCAGGCGAAGGCGCAGGCGGagctcgacgccgtcgtcggccgcggGCGCGCCGTGTCggacggcgacgtcgccggcctGCGCTACCTCCAGTGCGTCGTGAAGGAGGCGCTCCGCGTGCACCCGCCGGGCCCGCTCCTGTCGTGGGCGCGCCTCGCCGTGCGCGACGCGCACGTCGGCGGCCACGTGGTCCCCGCGGGCACCACGGCCATGGTCAACATGTGGGCCATCGCGCACGACCCGGAGCTCTGGCCGGAGCCCGACGAGTTCCGGCCGGAGCGGTTCGCGGAGGAGGACGTCAGCGTgctcggcggcgacctccgcctcgcgccgttcggcgcggggcggcgcgcTTGCCCGGGCAAGACGCTCGCGCTCGCCACCGTCCACCTCTGGCTCGCGCAGCTGCTGCACCGCTTCGAGTGGGcaccggtcggcggcggcgtcgacttGTTGGAGCGCCTGAACATGTCGCTGGAGATGGAGAAGCCTCTCGTGTGCAAGGCTAAACCTAGGTGGTGA